A single Buteo buteo chromosome 17, bButBut1.hap1.1, whole genome shotgun sequence DNA region contains:
- the ZNF395 gene encoding zinc finger protein 395 isoform X2, translated as MASVLSRRLGKRSLLGTRVSAPSTLADGVLVATQVPGLQTDLGQASAHTVPREDGSCAPSAEESSQAPRFPSPGHRQLCAGQQVLVTYNGQECAGLVEQHNPLSDKVKVLLPEQGLQACWRVQDVRPAPLQPPTLPAAGSPGPAEALQRSVSSNIDVPKRKADAAVEMDEMVAAMVLTSLSCSPVVQSPPAGESGIPPSRAACDPWKESGDVSDSGSSTTSGHWSGGSDISTPSPPHPAGSPKYSSEALSSPQADDGFETDSDPFLLDEPAPRKRKNSVKVMYKCLWPSCGKVLRSIVGIKRHVKTQHLGDSADSDQRKREEDFYYTEVQALPSIQIPVSPHIFTSISWATATSTLPSLSPVRSRSLSFSEPQPPTPMLKSHLIVASPPRVSIGTRKVRGEAKKCRKVYGIEHRDQWCTACRWKKACQRFLD; from the exons ATGGCGAGCGTGCTGTCCAGGCGTCTGGGGAAGCGCTCCCTGCTAGGCACCCGCGTCTCTGCCCCCAGCACCTTGGCTGACGGGGTGCTGGTGGCCACCCAGGTTCCCGGCTTGCAGACTGACCTTGGCCAGGCATCTGCCCACACAGTGCCGCGAGAGGATGGATCCTGTGCACCGTCAGCGGAGGAGAGCAGCCAAGCACCCAGGTTCCCCAGCCCCGGCCACCGGCAGCTTTGTGCTGGGCAGCAA GTCCTTGTCACCTACAACGGGCAGGAGTGTGCCGGCCTCGTGGAGCAGCACAACCCACTGAGCGACAAGGTGAAGGTGCTGCTGCCGGAGCAGGGCTTGCAGGCGTGCTGGAGGGTACAGGACGTGCGGCCGGCTCCGctccagccccccaccctgcctgcagccgGCAGTCCCGGCCCTGCTGAGGCGCTGCAGAGATCCGTATCCAGCAATATTGATGTACCCAAGAG GAAAGCTGATGCGGCTGTGGAGATGGACGAGATGGTGGCAGCCATGGTGCTGACGAGCCTCTCCTGCAGCCCCGTGGTACAGAGCCCTCCCGCCGGCGAGAGTGGCATCCCCC cctcACGGGCAGCGTGCGATCCCTGGAAGGAGAGCGGCGACGTCTCGGACAGCGGAAGCAGCACCACCAGCGGGCACTGGAGCGGGGGCAGCGACATCTCCACCCCTTCGCCTCCCCACCCCGCTGGCAGCCCCAAGTACTCCAGCGAGGCCCTGAGCTCCCCCCAGGCGGATGATGGCTTCGAGACCGACTCCGACCCCTTTCTCCTTGATGAACCCGCTCCACGCAAAAGAAAG AACTCGGTGAAGGTGATGTACAAGTGCCTGTGGCCGAGCTGCGGCAAGGTCCTGCGCTCCATCGTCGGCATCAAGCGACATGTCAAGACCCAGCACCTCGG GGACAGCGCAGACTCCGACCAGCGGAAGCGGGAGGAGGATTTCTACTACACCGAAGTGCAG GCGTTGCCCTCCATCCAAATTCCAGTGTCCCCCCACATCTTCACCAGCATCAGCTGGGCCACTGCCACGTCAACTCTCCCGTCCCTGTCACCG GTGCGGAGCCGGTCGCTCAGTTTCAGCGAACCCCAGCCACCAACGCCGATGCTCAAGTCCCACCTGATCGTCGCCTCACCGCCCAGGGTGTCCATCGGCACCAG AAAAGTCCGCGGTGAAGCCAAAAAGTGCCGTAAGGTGTACGGCATCGAGCACCGGGACCAGTGGTGCACGGCCTGCCGGTGGAAAAAAGCCTGCCAGCGCTTCCTGGACTGA
- the ZNF395 gene encoding zinc finger protein 395 isoform X1, which produces MASVLSRRLGKRSLLGTRVSAPSTLADGVLVATQVPGLQTDLGQASAHTVPREDGSCAPSAEESSQAPRFPSPGHRQLCAGQQVLVTYNGQECAGLVEQHNPLSDKVKVLLPEQGLQACWRVQDVRPAPLQPPTLPAAGSPGPAEALQRSVSSNIDVPKRKADAAVEMDEMVAAMVLTSLSCSPVVQSPPAGESGIPPSRAACDPWKESGDVSDSGSSTTSGHWSGGSDISTPSPPHPAGSPKYSSEALSSPQADDGFETDSDPFLLDEPAPRKRKNSVKVMYKCLWPSCGKVLRSIVGIKRHVKTQHLGDSADSDQRKREEDFYYTEVQVKEEPAPEAAAAASPTSASAPIIIHQQALAKPEALLVEQPVLEPALASGALSQSAPSSFWHIQADHAYQALPSIQIPVSPHIFTSISWATATSTLPSLSPVRSRSLSFSEPQPPTPMLKSHLIVASPPRVSIGTRKVRGEAKKCRKVYGIEHRDQWCTACRWKKACQRFLD; this is translated from the exons ATGGCGAGCGTGCTGTCCAGGCGTCTGGGGAAGCGCTCCCTGCTAGGCACCCGCGTCTCTGCCCCCAGCACCTTGGCTGACGGGGTGCTGGTGGCCACCCAGGTTCCCGGCTTGCAGACTGACCTTGGCCAGGCATCTGCCCACACAGTGCCGCGAGAGGATGGATCCTGTGCACCGTCAGCGGAGGAGAGCAGCCAAGCACCCAGGTTCCCCAGCCCCGGCCACCGGCAGCTTTGTGCTGGGCAGCAA GTCCTTGTCACCTACAACGGGCAGGAGTGTGCCGGCCTCGTGGAGCAGCACAACCCACTGAGCGACAAGGTGAAGGTGCTGCTGCCGGAGCAGGGCTTGCAGGCGTGCTGGAGGGTACAGGACGTGCGGCCGGCTCCGctccagccccccaccctgcctgcagccgGCAGTCCCGGCCCTGCTGAGGCGCTGCAGAGATCCGTATCCAGCAATATTGATGTACCCAAGAG GAAAGCTGATGCGGCTGTGGAGATGGACGAGATGGTGGCAGCCATGGTGCTGACGAGCCTCTCCTGCAGCCCCGTGGTACAGAGCCCTCCCGCCGGCGAGAGTGGCATCCCCC cctcACGGGCAGCGTGCGATCCCTGGAAGGAGAGCGGCGACGTCTCGGACAGCGGAAGCAGCACCACCAGCGGGCACTGGAGCGGGGGCAGCGACATCTCCACCCCTTCGCCTCCCCACCCCGCTGGCAGCCCCAAGTACTCCAGCGAGGCCCTGAGCTCCCCCCAGGCGGATGATGGCTTCGAGACCGACTCCGACCCCTTTCTCCTTGATGAACCCGCTCCACGCAAAAGAAAG AACTCGGTGAAGGTGATGTACAAGTGCCTGTGGCCGAGCTGCGGCAAGGTCCTGCGCTCCATCGTCGGCATCAAGCGACATGTCAAGACCCAGCACCTCGG GGACAGCGCAGACTCCGACCAGCGGAAGCGGGAGGAGGATTTCTACTACACCGAAGTGCAGGTGAAGGAAGAGCCGGCGCCGGAGGCGGCTGCCGCTGCCAGCCCCACGTCCGCGTCCGCCCCCATCATCATCCACCAGCAAGCCCTGGCAAAGCCAGAGGCGCTGCTGGTGGAGCAGCCGGTGCTGGAGCCCGCCCTGGCCAGCGGCGCCCTGAGCCAGTCTGCCCCCAGCTCCTTCTGGCACATCCAGGCTGATCATGCCTACCAG GCGTTGCCCTCCATCCAAATTCCAGTGTCCCCCCACATCTTCACCAGCATCAGCTGGGCCACTGCCACGTCAACTCTCCCGTCCCTGTCACCG GTGCGGAGCCGGTCGCTCAGTTTCAGCGAACCCCAGCCACCAACGCCGATGCTCAAGTCCCACCTGATCGTCGCCTCACCGCCCAGGGTGTCCATCGGCACCAG AAAAGTCCGCGGTGAAGCCAAAAAGTGCCGTAAGGTGTACGGCATCGAGCACCGGGACCAGTGGTGCACGGCCTGCCGGTGGAAAAAAGCCTGCCAGCGCTTCCTGGACTGA
- the PNOC gene encoding prepronociceptin isoform X2: MRAVLWDLLLLCLFARARGDCRGDCLRCDRHLYRDSFDVLVCILECEGEAVPRATWELCAAAAGRAAPRPRDLQDAGDPWHGAVPAAAAPAVPVSPLQVSELLRRQEADDEGVEPVPDAFPQPPEDISRRLGGFPRGTRGSWPAPTARGVQKRYGGFIGVRKSARKWNNQKRFSEFLKQYLGMSPRSSEYDIAGGISEHNEI; this comes from the exons ATGAGGGCTGTGCTctgggacctgctgctgctctgcctcttcGCCCGGGCACGGGGCGACTGCCGGGGGGACTGCCTGCGCTGCGACCGCCACCTCTACCGGGACAGCTTCGACGTCCTC GTCTGCATCCTGGAGTGCGAAGGCGAAGCCGTGCCGCGGGCCACCTGGGAGCTgtgcgccgccgccgccggccgagCTGCCCCGCGGCCCCGTGACCTCCAGGACGCCGGCGATCCCTGGCACGGCGCggtgccggcggcggcggcgccggcggtGCCGGTGAGCCCGCTGCAGGTAAGCGAGCTGCTGCGGCGCCAGGAAGCCGACGACGAAGGCGTCGAACCGGTGCCGGACGCCTTCCCGCAGCCACCCGAGGACATTTCCCGACGGCTCGGCGGTTTCCCGCGGGGGACGCGCGGCTCGTGGCCGGCGCCGACGGCCAGGGGGGTGCAGAAGCGATACGGGGGCTTCATCGGGGTCCGCAAGTCGGCGAGGAAGTGGAACAACCAGAAGAGGTTTAGCGAGTTCCTGAAGCAGTACCTGGGCATGTCGCCCCGCTCCAGTGAGTACGACATTGCCGGCGGCATCAGCGAGCACAACGAGATCTAA
- the PNOC gene encoding prepronociceptin isoform X1, translating to MRAVLWDLLLLCLFARARGDCRGDCLRCDRHLYRDSFDVLVCILECEGEAVPRATWELCAAAAGRAAPRPRDLQDAGDPWHGAVPAAAAPAVPVSPLQVSELLRRQEADDEGVEPVPDAFPQPPEDISRRLGGFPRGTRGSWPAPTARGVQKRYGGFIGVRKSARKWNNQKRFSEFLKQYLGMSPRSTFRHRIPAPSARHRQN from the exons ATGAGGGCTGTGCTctgggacctgctgctgctctgcctcttcGCCCGGGCACGGGGCGACTGCCGGGGGGACTGCCTGCGCTGCGACCGCCACCTCTACCGGGACAGCTTCGACGTCCTC GTCTGCATCCTGGAGTGCGAAGGCGAAGCCGTGCCGCGGGCCACCTGGGAGCTgtgcgccgccgccgccggccgagCTGCCCCGCGGCCCCGTGACCTCCAGGACGCCGGCGATCCCTGGCACGGCGCggtgccggcggcggcggcgccggcggtGCCGGTGAGCCCGCTGCAGGTAAGCGAGCTGCTGCGGCGCCAGGAAGCCGACGACGAAGGCGTCGAACCGGTGCCGGACGCCTTCCCGCAGCCACCCGAGGACATTTCCCGACGGCTCGGCGGTTTCCCGCGGGGGACGCGCGGCTCGTGGCCGGCGCCGACGGCCAGGGGGGTGCAGAAGCGATACGGGGGCTTCATCGGGGTCCGCAAGTCGGCGAGGAAGTGGAACAACCAGAAGAGGTTTAGCGAGTTCCTGAAGCAGTACCTGGGCATGTCGCCCCGCTCCA cgTTCCGGCACCGCATCCCAGCACCTTCCGCCAGGCACAGGCAAAATTAA